The Leishmania infantum JPCM5 genome chromosome 15 DNA window GTCGGAGCTGCGCTTCAAGgtctgcgctgcggtgctcaTCTCCtggtggctgccgctgcggatgcCGCGCAtaggcggcagcggaggttGATGTGagcccgctgctggcgaagaCCACGTCGTCCACACAAGCACGAAGCACTGTGTCGAGGTGCTCGAGCGCACTttgcagcgccagcagcgggcgTGCCAGTGACCATGACGAAGGTGAATCGCTCGCTTTCCGTCCACGTGACGCGTCCAGGAGGGCCTGAGCCACACGCGCTGTTTCCGGTTCCTCGGGATCATCGTCGTTAGTCGTGTGGGTATTGCGGGAGCAGTTCCCGCACAGCACCGCACCAtactcgcgcagcagcgagctgcgcgacaaGCAGCGAAGCACGGCACGGCAGAGATCGCGGAGGTTCGCCTGGAGCGTTGCGCGAGACTTTTCATTggacgtggcgcagctctcTGCGGCATTTGCAgcactgcggctgcggttcggctgctgctgttcccgTTGCTGCCCAGCGGGGGAGTTTAGCAGTGACGCGTTCTCCTCTGCCCACTCAGAGGCAAAACGACGCGGGTAGGCCACGCTGTTCGTGCCACAGACTCTTGGGATGCTGCAGGTACCTTCGCTCTCACCGCCGCAGTGgtggccgctgtcgccgggGGTGGACAAGTTCGGAGTTGTGGAGGTAGAGTCTGCCGATGCACTGCTACTTCTCGACTGCTGTTCCTGCCCCTCCGTCTGCTGCACTGCTCTCTTCCGAGGATTCAGCTGCTTttgaaggcggcgcagcttgtCGAGCAGCTTCCGCGTGAGCGTCTCCGACGAGACTTGCGCGGCGGCAAACTCCGCCTCCCACCGTGCCTGGAGCGCTCGCTCGCGCCGCAGAGCCCGATTctccacctgcagcgcccGCTGCCTCCAATATTGCAGCTGCTCTTCCAGCTCGAGAACGTGGTAGTGCTCCAGCACCGCGGAGCCGCCCGTGGCGACTGTCTGGTGGCGTTCTTGGTCatcgctgcagtggcgggcACCGAGCGCAACGCCGTCTGACCACAGCTCTGTCGGCGCGCTCGTCAGCGCAGATGCCGCACGCCAATGAATGACGGGCACCTTAGCACTGTTGTTTCCGTGCTCGCTAGGCTGAAGTTGTTGTGCGCCCAAGCGAGCAGAGGCGATGTGCGGGGAGTGGCTGCTGGAGCGTGAGGAGACGGGGGTGGAGGACTGGCGAGGATGCCGCATGCGCCTCCTACAAGGATGCGCGAGATGACCTGCTGCCTCGCCCTTGCCTTCGCAGAAAACCGGCGGCGGTCGAAGGGGCCCGCAGCTAGCGAGCCCGTTCGCGTCATCGgctggcgatgctgcgcTAGCGGAGCTGGAGGTTGCAGAGGCCATTTTCGGCATGCGCGTTGGAGCTGGAGACGGCTTGCGTGATGCGGCCGCGAGAAGGACAGAGGCATGAGTAAGTGGACCACGCTGATGCTGTGGCTCCTCTACATGTGCATaatcctcttcctccgcatCTTTCGCATACACGGCATGGCACGCATGCGACCGCCATCGCGGGCGACGAACTCGAGGGTCCGACATGCGCGTTGGTTTGTGCGTATATGGTCTGCGCGCCCgtgagaaggagggagagtgAAGCTTGGGaagagggagtggggaggggcgcgCGACAGACGGGGCGAGGCAGACGAGGATGAGAAGCGATGTTCGCTCGCTGCGAGTTATGGAGGGTGAGGCAGAgcgcccgcgcacgcacacagacagagagagggagagagcgagatggACGGCTGCGCGTTGTGTGCAGCCGTGCAGCCACCCGCCCTTCAGTTTGTCTCTCTTTCGTTGGAAGGCGACATGCGCGCAGGGATGGTCATCGACACAGAGATGTGCAGCAAACAAGcacgagagaagagaagtgCACACAAGaggaacagagagagagcggcttAGCCGACTGAGCGGAGAAATAAGGACACCGCGGCAGCAAGGGCTGCGGGGGAAGTGGGTTGGCCGTGATGGATAAAGGGGGAGGCGTGGGTGATGCCACCTGCAGAGCGGACACCTACAACGATCTCGGACAGCTGAGAAAGAGTaaacacatatacacacacacatacacattGGTCAGCTTGTGGCGGAGCGGCACGAGATGGTGCGGTCATCACCCCAACCGCACGTGTAGTACATGTATATGGAGGTCATCACGATGCAGGCGGCGATTGCGTCATGGCCGGTGAAGGGCTCGCCGAGTagtgcggcagcgacggccgcGGTAAGCGGCACTTCGAGAGCAGACGCAAACGCCTTGGCGATCACGTTGACAAACTTCAGCATGAACGCCGCAGAGATCCCCGTGGCAGAGCCGAATAGGATGAGCAGCACTACGAgcggcgcgacgctgcgctgcggcggcagtgcagcaTTCCCGTTCAGTTCGGCAACGGCCGCAGTGCtggtcgccgtcgtcgtcgtcgcggcgaAGACTCCCGTGATGATGGAGGGGTCAGCGAGGAGGCCGAAGACGGCGTTGAAGATGATGGCGTACAAGTACATGAAGAAGTTCTGCTGGTGAATTGACAGGTGTCGCTCCTTCTTGAGCGCGTACTCGTTATACACACCTGCCATGGACGACAGGAGCGCCTGAAGCAGAATAAAGAGTACGTGGCTGCCAAGCTGCAGCGTACTGGGAGAGTAATACTTGCTCGCCACACCGATCATCAGCAACACGAGCGCGACCCACTTGCGCACTGTGAGGGCATGGTGCGGCAGAAGACTAAAGAAGATGCCTGTGAACAGAATGCGGGTCTGCATGAACACCTGGTAAGTGCCGGCGTGGAACAGCTTCAGATTGGCGAAGGCCACATTGTTGTACACCGTGTAAAGGAGTGATGCAACAGCGTAGGagaggccgccgcgccagatctcgcgccgctgcgcggtAAAGAGCAGCGTAACCGGCAGAAACTCGGCGTCCTCGCGGTACTTGAGGGCCACTGACACCGCCAGTTTTGCCAGCTCGATGGCGAAGATGATGAGGGCGTCGTTACAGTATTGGTGGTGGTTCTCCGTGTAGCGGATCGTAAGGACGAAGAACATGCTCGTTAACATGTAGGtcgcggcgagggcggcgctcTGCAGGAAGGGCAACGTGCTGTCTGGGGGGGATGGCGGGCCAGCGCTTGCACCCTCAGTAGGCGGAAACAGCACCTCCCTTTCTTCAGAAGCCTTGTGCACGCCACGAATGCAGCTGACCCTcatgacggcgctgctgttgcagctGTCCTCGACGCCCCACATGGTGCCTCTGCTCTCGTCATCCTCGCTTTTCCTGCTGCAGGCGTAGCTGAACATGATGGCGTTAGAGAGGGTGAGAGGAGGGACAGGCTGCATAGGCGAGTCCAGCACACTTTTGCGCGGGCCAGAGTGAAAGAGAGGGTGTGCACTGCCCTCGTCTTGAAACCTCTTCGTTTCCGGTGTGAAACGCtccacagcagccacggGGACGGCCATTTCACACGAGGGCACGAGGGCACGAGCGCAGCGAGGTCACAACACCAAATGTCCTGAGACAGGAACGGAGAAGACGAAGTGAaggtgggagagagaaggtcGGAACGCCAACCgcaacgacagcagcggccgacGCAAGGGAAGCGTCGTGGCGTGCAAAACGCAGAATACATGCGCATCGCCCATtggcgaaggcgaagaaaCGTTTTTGTCGTCTCCAcagcacgtgcgtgtgtgtgtgtgtgtgtgtgtgcgtgccccaTTCCCTGCGGCAGCATGGCACAGGCTCGAACCACACGCCACTCtctacccccacccccaggtgcgacgcagccgccgacaccCGCGTtacagcggcgcgccgactCCGTCGTCTGAGCGCGGCCCCCCTGCACCAAACTCtacccgcccacccgcctctTCGCAGGTCGCCATCCCTGGCGCATcccccctcggggtggcacTCAGACTCCCCCACCGgtgggcagtgtgagggccgggggtgggatgcgctcgagtcacgccgacactctgcccatcacatggacGGCACAGACGTGGGCACGGTCGccggtcgctccgacgcagcaccgtgcaggacctcaccgccgacatccgtaGCGATGGGGCGCTCTGAGCTCCCTACCTCGTCAGCGCTCCACCCTCTTACCCCACCagaggcggctcggcattggcaggggatggggtgtggtggtgtgggCGGCCTGGCTGCTTCCCACAGAcagagtgtgtgtgcgtgtgcctctgtgGAGAGTAGATTGGCGGAGGGGAGACGAGAGATAGCCATTGATGAGCGACGAGAGCACGTATgcgtggggtgggggtgggggcgacAAGAACGAAGAAGCCACACATAAAATGTACGTGGACGTGCACGGGTGCAGGTCCTCCCCTCCATGAAACAGCGCCCGCCGATGCCGGGATggtcgtgcgcgcacacgcgcagaacGGCGGGGACGgaggaacacacacacacacacacgaaacagAGAAAAGATGCTGCtggcatgtgtgcgtgcgtgtggttcGCACAGTTGTGTGCGGGCCGTACAGGAGATGGCCTGCCCCCGGcatgcccctcccctcctctttaCTTGCTCCTCTTGCCGTCACCCCGTAAGTGCCCCGCGCCGAGGATCTGGGCTCAGTGCGGGTACAAACTCGACTGTCCATGCGCCATAGCCGACggcaccactgctgccggtgtCGTCACCACTGGCCATGGCCGTCTGCTTGTGGGCTTCTTCATGCCGAAGCGCGGGTCCGCTTACCCTCGGAGggtgcagccgcacctcctcATGGCGAGGCAGCAGGTGCACAAACAGGAGCTCTGCCGCCATCTCCGCGCCGTACTCGTGGGCCCACAGCGTCATCAGTCCAAGCTCATGCAGAGTCAcctgtgccgcagcggcgttaTGGGGCGACACGGCGGAGGCTGCAGCACCATTTGTGAGCTCCAAATACCTGTcgacgacgaggcgcagTCGCGTGTGAAGCACCCCGCGATCCAGCGAGAAGACGAGGATGTACGGTTCCTCGTTGCACTCCAGCCAGTTCGTGTCCTTGCCGCAAGGCGGCGCCTCGTCTTGCTGACGCCACAGGTACTGGAGTACTTCCTCGGGTGTCTGGCGCCACGTTGGCAGCACCTCGACATAGCGCAGCGGGTAGCCGCAGAAGGTTGTGCCCATTactggtgcagcagctgcgccagtggCCGGGCCGCGAGGTGCCGCGGTAGTGGCGGACCCCCGTCCTGGTCGCGCGTGcggaagcacacgcacgcacatcaccTCCATCACGGTATTTGCTATGTGATCACACTTCTTGGTGAcatcggcgtcggcgacaaGTGCCCGACGAAGCGCTGCCACGGCACTCccctcggcgctgctgctgtttaGGAGACCTTTGAAGGTATGTGGGTCGTACTGGGCGAGTGCGTTGCGCACCTCGTCTtcgacgccgcctcgcacCTCAACACTGTCGTCCTCTTTTCCACCCCAGACATCGGCGCACACGGCGTTGGCatgacggcgctgtcgccgacCATCGGCCATGCGGCGCACCATCGGGTTCGCCGCCGTGAGCAGCAAGAAGCGAAAGAAGGAGCGGTAATACGCGGCGTGCGTGACGGACAAGTTCCACCGCACCACCGTGGACAGGCGGGCAACGGAGATGGGGATGGCCGCCAGCCGGCGGAAGAGATGCCCGATAAGACGGCGGTTTATTTCGTACATGGCGCCAGCGGACAGGCTGCGAGTTGGCAGATCGCCCATCAACGTGGCGAACAGCCCATCTTCGCTGGCGTCCATCGCGAAGGATTTGGCGACATCCGTGCCCTTTTTTCCTTCATTCCATCCGAGGGCTGGGGgatgtgcggctgccgccgccgcgcctcgcGTCGTCTTCACCttcgcaccaccaccaccatcaccactcACGGGTAGATCCGCTTCGCCCGTTGgggagctgccgctgcgcgtcgcAACGCTGACCACGGATGAAGCCTGCAGCATCACATCCACGAGTGGGTGGCCGGATGTGTgttgcagcgctgctgctgccgagatggtcttgcgcagctgctggtcTGCTGAGAACTCCGTCGTGGACGCGGCGGACCTGGCGAGCGACTCGTCGAGTGGCTTTCGTGCACTCGTCAAGGCGCTATGGAGGAGGTACTGTGCATGGGCGGTGGTCCACGTCGGCGACCCCGCCGCCCCATTCAGCCACACAAACTCGCAAGTGTTGGTGACTGCCTCTTCACGAGCGGTGGCTGGTGGCACAGATGGCTGTTGCTCATGCTTGCGGCTCGTGGTGCCGCTCAAGTACTTCGCGCCACCGTTGCCGTTGGTCTCACGGAACGCGGCGTAGGCGGCAGTCTTCGCCTGCACTCCCCACTGCAGGGCGTAGCAGAGCTTCGCAACTGCACGATCACGCACGGGGTCGACCGTCGCCAGCAGCATGGACGGCAGTGCCGGGTAGGAGACGGCGCCGGAGTACGGCGAGACGCGGAACTCGGAGTCGGAGAAGATTATCGAGAGGAACATCCACTGCTCCACTTCGTGGCTGGCGGGCAGACTAAGAGCCACAGAAGCCTCGGTCCCACCACAACTACCGTCGCCGCACAGGGTCGCCACCAGTGGTACGACACTCGCACGGAAGGCTTGGGAcagctgctgccctcgcttCCACAGCACAcgctgctctgccgccgcaccgccgccgctgctgctacctTCACTGTCGGCATTGCTCTCCGTCGGGCccgccgtgcgctgctcggcatcgTATGctcctgcctctccctcgctcaaCGCCTCCCTGCGCGCCGCATGACTTGCcactctgccgccgcagcgcagcaatCCATGGTCGTACTCGTACACAGCATGGGcggcccacgcacacatgctCGCCGTCTCCTCGTCGACCGCGCTGCGGTAGCGGGCAAAGAGGGCActcggctgcagcggctccggGGAGAGCAGCACCAGTTGCGCGAGAAGAGAgcggatgcggcgctgcaacCTTGTcacggagacgctgcagcccTTCACGTTTGGCacaggaggcggcggcggtggcggcgaggacgagggcAGTGCAGATGCAGGAAGCATCGAAAGCGGAAGAGATGACGCGCTGGCGCGTGTCTCGCGCCCACCGCCTGTGAGGCACACTGCTGAGGAGACGAGCTCCGTTATGTCGCCCAGCTTGTGCAGATCTGCCACGTGTATGCCTGCACGGGCCACGCCCTTGGTGGAGACTCCCGGTGGCACAACCGCCAGGTGCGGTCCGGCAGCCCCCATCATGGACTCCCTGCTACTTGCTGGGCTCgctccgcgacggcgagaGGTGACGCGACGGGACGCAGACCTCTTCTCTGCCCCCTTCGTCTTTTTCATTGCCTTAGCGATGGATGACTTACGCCCGACAGCGGCCGCAAGCTGGAGACCGGTGAGCTTCCAAGCCACACGAGAGAGTGCCGACAAACGCATCATCACGGTGATGATGATAatgaggtgcgcacgctctgCTCATTTCCTGTCCACCGGCTCGGCGAGTGTCCTCCGTTGCCCCGACAACTCGCGAGCGCGTGTCGGTGCGTGCTCACGCGGTGATGTGCGCGCCGTCGGTGATTGATGGGCAGCCAAGgagggaaaagaagaagggcaCGTGAGCAAAACAAAGGAGGCGGGGAAGCGAAAGGCCGACCGTCTGGGAGACACGTGAAGAGAACAGGCAACGAGATTTTATTTtcggggtggagggaggggggcaggaGCGCTGGGAGGATGCAGCGCTCGCCGCCGAGGTAGTGGAAGGGCTATGCAACGCGTGTGAGCAAGGGCACCCGCAGGACCTTGCTCGCTCTCACTTACTCCTCCTTCCTTATCTGTAAGCTGCTGTGCCTTTTCTCGtgtggctgcggctggcgctgctggtgcgacTCAAGGCGGCTCCGCGAGAGAAGCGGAAGTCCAAGGTCATGAGGTAGGGAAAAGATGATAGGAGGCAGCAACATGTACGCCGGCCGGCGCACAGACAAGCTCACGGCATACGGCACACCTGCAGTCCGTGCGGCACGCGACCGTGTGCCTCCGCACTTCAACAGCTCCCCCACATACGCACTCCCCCACTAATAATCATGCACGcaggtacacacacacacacacaaacacacacacacacacacacacacacacacacacaccacagccatgagagagaaggagcgggCCGACAATAGCTGCGATAACGACTGCAACAGCAATCTCAAGCGGGGAGGCATTCTTCTCGACCTCGGTAGACAGGCGTGAGTtgaggtgggtgggtgggtggtggtggcggtagAGGGAGGGNGACAGGGCAAACAAAGGGGGNGGGGGGNGGGNAAAGGGGNNNNNCCNNNNCCCTTNCCCCCCGTGTGGGGGNNCTCGCGGCTGCTCTTATCCGCTACGTACCGAATCCACCATCGATCGAAGCTGCGGGACGAGGAGCGCCCCGCCCCAGTAGACAACACAGCACACCTGGCGACCAGGGGATACGCACTGACGCCAACAAGGATCCTAGTCACAAAGGCTTGAAGAGCGAACAGCGTGGCCGCCTGTGCGCATCACAGCCAAGCAactggtgctggtgctgtcgGCCCTGCCGACCTCCAGCCGCatgcgcagcggtggcggcagctggCGCCCACAGCTTTTGAGCCACGACGTGCCCTCGACCGCGTATTTGTTCACTGCAGCGTTGCCGTTTTCCGTGTCCTCCATCTCCGCTTGGTAGCAGCGATGTCAGTAACCGGCATCGATCGCATCAGCTTCACCTCCGAGGCAGACgcgagggtggtggtggtggtcggtGCAGCCACTGATGCCGCACGCGCAAGCGGAAGGCCTGCCCTCTCACGGCCTCGCTCCACACCAGCCTCCGTGCCCACCACCatcgcagcggccgcgcacGCTGCGTCCTTGTCCTCTTCCTTCTTGAACATGCGCTTGCCGTGCAGCGCCCACACGACTGCCTTCGTGGCCAAGTGCGGGAAAAATACTGGCGCACATGGTCTTCACCAGCGCCGACCTTGCCCAGCCACTCCAGAGGGTTAGACGAGCAAGCGGATGAGTGCCACCGCGCTGATAAAGTGCTCAGGGTTTGGCCCATCCACTTCaagccacgcacacacgcaaaaagGTGCGTCGCCCTGCCTCTACACAGCCCGCGAGTACTGCCACCGTCCACGTGGCCGAGACGCCTGAGCAAACGCGGTGGATGACCTGCGACGTGTGGGGCGTGGCCAAGAGTACGATCCGTGGCACCAAGCATGGCGCAGGCGACGACCCGAAAGCCAGCGATGGACAGGGCGCGCCGAACCTTGCGCTTCAGGTGATTCCTTGCGAGCCTggccgcgacagcgctgaGCATTTGCATGAGCACCTCAAACGTTTCCTGATTCCAGACGCTGTGGTGCGACGCAGCCGTCGACGCGCGCGCtacagcagcgcaccgctgAAACGCAAGAGGGTCGGAAAAGATCATGTGGCGGCCGGGGATGGAGGAGGTTGGTGAGACAACACTGACGGTGAGTATAGAGAGTGGCGACACACGATGCGTGGCATGTGATGCAGCCGCGTCAGAGTACCTCTTCCCTCATGGTGTTGTGTGTGAACGATCTTCTTGCCGTCCCCCGGCTCTTGCGCGACACCAGTTCACATGGAAGAGCAAGAGCGATGGGTGCAGCGCCGAGTTCGGTTGACGTGCATTGGTTTCGTCCGTGAAGGAGGGCCTAGAAGGGTGTGGGGAaaggccacacacacacacacacctagGCAGAAGAAAGAGTGCACGGAGAGACGATGAAATGAGGGTGAGGGAGTTGATTACCGGTGCTTGCGCACTATGGCAAGCCGATCCATCTCCTTTACCACCTGGGCCTGCATCTGCACCCACAAGGCATCTGCTTCCGCGTCGAGACCCTCGCCGTCCTCATCGCAAGCGGCCCCTTCTACGGgtagcggcggtgacggtgatGATGCGCTCGGCATCGTCGGGCCTCGCCCCGCCTCTTCCACACTGATGTTGGCCTGGCCTTTGTCATGTGCCTTGTGACGTGGTGGCGGGGGGCGGGGTCGAAGTGCCCTGGGTTTACTCGCACTCTTCTTTgccagcgctgtcgctgaCGAGGAGGCTGCCTCAGCCACAACACTGAAAGCAGAAGGTGCTTCAGCTGGAGAGACACAAGCGGCTTTCAGGGACGCCTTCGACCACGATTGCAGCGCTTccgcgaggaggcgggcagccgcttgctgctgccgtgggccactgctgccgcccaccATCGTTACCTCTTCTGTTTCTTCTGTATCTCCGTCGATCTCGGAGTCGCTAACCAGCTCTACCTCATCCgtctcgtcgtcgtcgtcgcagcTTGATTCGacagtgctgctgccgctgctcgtctcTGATGACGCCGATTGTGGCTCGCTGGCTTCATGCAAGCCGGCATCGTCGCTCGCGCGCGTAGATCCTGCGGACGCCGACGCCTTCAGCTGGCCTCGCAGTTGCAAAAACTGCTCGGCCGGGCTGCCGTGAAAGAGGTCTGCACCAGGTAGCGGGGCCGCGACCCCGCCACCATGACCTGGGCCGTCACTGCGTCGTGCGGTCGACGATAGTGCGTTGAGAAACACATCACGCATGACTtccgccgtgcgcagcgctgcggcggtaTCGTGacgctgcaggtgcagcagcagctgcgtgttAAGCCGAACATATGCTTCCTCGAGCGACTCCTGCTGAGCGATGGCTGCCTGCTCAGCTGCCATCGGCGAAGGCGCGGTGGGGGAGGCCATTTGAGGTGTGCCTGCCTATGTGTTAGCGTATATGTCCTGTATATGTCTGTGCAGCGTCATGACGCgtgtgcggtggtgctggtggacGAAGAGGGCGGGAAGGAGCGAGGGCCAGAGAACGGAGTGTGGGGCAGTGAAGAAAAGAGCGAGGCCCATGAAGAAGacgggagagaggcggggggcGCCCTGTGCGCTCGACCGCAAGAGGCGATCGCGACCCGCACACCGGAGCAAGGTCGGTGGCAACCCCAGCGTCGTCAgtgcaagcagcagcggcgtgacAGGGTTGATGAATGCTTGAAGCGCTGATGTGTGTCGGTGCGCGGTAGACCCTGCTTGCGCCTCTCGTGCGTTGCACCACGTGCGCAAAGAAATACGCGAGAAATGATGTTGCCGCCTTGCGCTGACGCACACTTTACATGCCGGAGCCGTCTGCCACGCACCTCGTTGACCGTGTCTTAGGGTGTTGTCGGCGAGACGGCCAGCGTGAGATCTTCCACTACCTGCGGCGCATTACTCAGTGAGGCGtcgagcgcgcgtgcgccaagAGCCGCCGGTATCATGAGAAGCGTTGCCACGAACTGAAGCACCGCTGTCGCGACGAAGGTGCACCGGTAGCCGTGCTGCTTCGTAATGTAACCGCCAATCATGGCGCTGCCGGACCAGGAAACGAGCGAGACGCTCTCGAGCGCCGACCACTTAGCGCGGCTGTCCTTCGTCACGCAGTCCATGATGACGCTGCGGGTGATGCCAAACACGGAGTTCATGAGCGCATTGCGGCAAAGAAAGAGTGCGATGATGCCCGGCAACGTCGCGGCAGTGGTGAGCATCAAGAGTGCCGCTGTGCCCACAAGCCGCACACCCAGCGCTGCTGGGACGCGGCCGAGCCCACAGGTGTGAATGAGCCACGGCAGGCACATGGAGGTGACGGCGGTCAGCAAGGTGGAGGCGATGTAGATGCCGTTGAGAGCGGCGGGGCCGATCTCGCGATCAGAGGCCAAGAACACAGGGAAGTACGGCACCGACATGCCGGAGCcgatggcgaggaggagatcgacCACGCACATCCAGTACGGCACCGACGTCAAGCCACGCCAGCGGCTGTGTCTGAGGCTGCCGACAATACGGGGCACCCACGAcacgccttcgccgccgtcccgTAACACGATGCTTGAgttttgctgttgctgctgctgaaaaGAGCCACTATCGTTTACAGGTGCGCTGAGAAGGCCTTTCCTAagcgcggcgtgcgcggTCGTTGCTGTTCTCTCCCGCACGTCTTCGGCGTCGCCATCGCAACCTTCTCTTCCAAAGGTctcggcggaggcgctcaACGGAAGCGCATCCGTGAACCGGAGGCGAACTCCATCCGTGGGGACATGGGAGAAGGCGACGCCCATCGATCCAGCCGCCAACACGGAGTCGGCACctggcggctgctgcgtcgtTGGCTGCAGGGTCGAGTGCACAGGCGACTCGACAGCTTTGGTTTCCGTAGCGGTCACCGCTGCTCGGCCTCGTTCTGCGGCGGATGCCGCATCGACCGCCACGATGTTGGGCTGCGTGCTACTACGCGAAATGTCCTCGTCCCCTTCCTTCACAGCGTAGCGGTCCTGCaagcagcacagcggcgcgaGGGCGATTGGGTGTGCCAACACGCCGAGCGTCATCACCACGCGAACGCGCCGCGGGTCCCACGAGTTTCCCCACTTaaagaagagcagcgccgccgcgccataGCCGACAACGTAGCAGACCGTCTGGATGACCCACTTGACATTGTAGATGACCGTGCGCTGTCCTTGAGGGACGCTGTCGGCGAAGAGCGCCTCCACACTGGTCGAGGTGATACCCGTGTAGAGGCCCcacagcgcctgcgcgccgaAGATGAGCCACACGCGGGAAGTCCAGAAAGCCCAAACGAAGACGGCGAGTGCCACCATGGCACAGCCGGCACCTGCCCGAATagagcgctgccgcggctggcggtCGGCAACGCACCCGACCACAAGCGCtcccagcagctgcgcggcgctaCATACAGAGGCGGAAAAGCTCACAACAATGATGCTCGATGACGTCTTGAGCAGGAAGACGGGAAGGAGTTGCATCGCCCACATGCTGTAGCAGGAGCCGTCGAGGAAGTTAAAGCACATTGTTAAAGGGACGTTCGGGCTGCGCGACGAGAGCCATCccagagacagagaagacgcagggaatgcggcggcggcggtggcggcgaccgGGTGTTgcgtcagcagcgagcgcgtcGTGGAGGCGGACGACGTACtcggtggcgatgccgcgcCACTGTCCACCTCCTCAAAATCCATCTGTCTTCGAGCTGCCTAACAAGCGACGTTacgaagaagagagga harbors:
- a CDS encoding putative nucleotide sugar transporter — translated: MAVPVAAVERFTPETKRFQDEGSAHPLFHSGPRKSVLDSPMQPVPPLTLSNAIMFSYACSRKSEDDESRGTMWGVEDSCNSSAVMRVSCIRGVHKASEEREVLFPPTEGASAGPPSPPDSTLPFLQSAALAATYMLTSMFFVLTIRYTENHHQYCNDALIIFAIELAKLAVSVALKYREDAEFLPVTLLFTAQRREIWRGGLSYAVASLLYTVYNNVAFANLKLFHAGTYQVFMQTRILFTGIFFSLLPHHALTVRKWVALVLLMIGVASKYYSPSTLQLGSHVLFILLQALLSSMAGVYNEYALKKERHLSIHQQNFFMYLYAIIFNAVFGLLADPSIITGVFAATTTTATSTAAVAELNGNAALPPQRSVAPLVVLLILFGSATGISAAFMLKFVNVIAKAFASALEVPLTAAVAAALLGEPFTGHDAIAACIVMTSIYMYYTCGWGDDRTISCRSATS